One segment of Nostoc piscinale CENA21 DNA contains the following:
- a CDS encoding S-layer homology domain-containing protein, producing MTNLPPSDPKSSEKTALGFDEFIAILVAFGAIGGILLWSFSRRDAGWNFNIVLSPTPNSTIQTQPTPTVTAPTSQVQPTTNPQLEAAPVPPTEIVPEPSPNSSQILPPVQVLPLNSAPQIVPSSTSKNPESSIPSSPLPLVTPAEQKSIIPPPIAFNDVPRNFWATRFINALSARGIIKGFPDYTFRPNQPVNRAEFAAILQKAFDTELSKNSVPFKDVSGKYWATPAIDRAVGTGFLKGFPDKTFKPNQKITRVQVLVALVSGLNLKQPAKPAQMLSIYQDAKNIPKYAVTKVATATANGLVITDANPQLLSPNQAATRAEVAAMVHQALVKLGRLDKISSENIVHRQSRPQASPEQSSLSENKLANEP from the coding sequence ATGACCAATCTACCTCCTTCCGACCCCAAGTCATCTGAAAAAACAGCCCTTGGCTTTGATGAATTTATTGCCATTTTGGTTGCCTTCGGGGCGATCGGGGGGATTCTCTTGTGGTCATTTTCTCGACGAGATGCTGGCTGGAACTTCAATATAGTGTTGTCGCCGACACCAAATTCCACAATCCAAACGCAACCAACTCCCACTGTTACCGCTCCAACTTCCCAGGTGCAGCCAACTACTAATCCTCAACTTGAGGCTGCACCTGTACCTCCCACAGAAATAGTTCCCGAACCTAGCCCAAATTCCTCTCAAATCCTGCCACCAGTCCAAGTACTTCCACTGAATTCAGCACCACAAATTGTACCTTCTTCTACATCTAAAAATCCAGAGTCATCAATTCCCTCATCGCCTTTACCTTTAGTTACCCCTGCTGAACAAAAATCAATTATTCCACCACCCATTGCCTTTAATGATGTACCGAGAAATTTTTGGGCAACTCGATTTATTAATGCACTTTCGGCGCGTGGAATTATTAAAGGATTCCCAGATTACACGTTTCGGCCAAATCAGCCTGTGAATCGGGCGGAATTTGCAGCCATTCTCCAGAAAGCTTTTGACACGGAACTGAGCAAAAATTCTGTACCTTTTAAAGATGTCTCAGGTAAATATTGGGCAACACCAGCCATTGATCGCGCTGTGGGTACAGGTTTTTTAAAGGGGTTTCCCGACAAAACTTTTAAACCCAACCAGAAAATTACCCGTGTACAAGTTTTAGTGGCGCTGGTGAGTGGGTTGAATCTCAAACAACCAGCTAAACCTGCACAGATGCTAAGTATTTATCAAGATGCCAAAAATATTCCTAAATATGCCGTAACTAAGGTAGCGACTGCCACAGCTAATGGTTTGGTAATTACTGATGCTAATCCTCAACTCTTGTCTCCCAATCAAGCAGCCACCAGGGCAGAAGTAGCAGCAATGGTACATCAAGCTTTAGTTAAACTGGGAAGACTAGATAAAATTTCTTCTGAGAATATTGTGCATAGGCAAAGCCGGCCGCAGGCATCGCCTGAGCAAAGTTCACTATCTGAAAATAAATTAGCTAACGAACCGTAG